A single window of Vespula pensylvanica isolate Volc-1 chromosome 23, ASM1446617v1, whole genome shotgun sequence DNA harbors:
- the LOC122636631 gene encoding flap endonuclease 1 → MGILGLSKLIADVAPSAIKERELKHYFGRKIAIDASMCLYQFLIAVRSEGAQLTSVDGETTSHLMGTFYRTIRLVEQGIKPVYVFDGKPPDLKGGELAKRAERRDEAQKLLQAAEEAGNAEDVDKFNRRLVKVTKTHTEEAKQLLKLMGVPYVDAPCEAEAQCAALVKAGKVYATATEDMDALTFGCDVLLRRLTFSEARKMPVQEFHYDKVLEGLELNKDEFIDLCIMLGCDYTNSIKGIGPKRAIELIRKHKSLETIIEKLDTKKYTVPEDWNYQQARLLFQNPDVTSTDDIELKWSEPDEEGLVKFLCGDKQFSEDRVRSGAKKLFKARNTTTQGRLDSYFKVLPATSPNPQKRKADEKKGTTKKGKTAGNSKFKGKAK, encoded by the exons ATGGGTATTTTGGGTTTATCAAAACTAATTGCAGACGTAGCACCTAGTGCAATCAAAGAACGGgaattaaaacattattttg gTAGAAAAATAGCTATAGATGCATCTATGTGTTTATACCAATTTCTGATCGCTGTTAGGAGTGAAGGAGCACAGCTTACATCAGTTGATGGTGAAACAACAAG TCATTTAATGGGAACGTTCTATCGTACTATACGTTTGGTAGAACAAGGTATAAAACCTGTATATGTTTTTGATGGAAAACCACCAGATTTAAAAGGTGGAGAACTTGCAAAACGAGCTGAAAGAAGAGATGAAGCACAGAAATTGTTACAAGCTGCAGAAGAAGCAG gAAATGCCGAGGATGTTGACAAATTTAATAGAAGACTGGTTAAAGTTACAAAAACTCATACAGAAGAAGCTAAGCAGTTACTTAAATTAATGGGTGTACCATACGTTGAT GCTCCATGCGAAGCTGAAGCTCAGTGTGCAGCTTTGGTAAAAGCTGGAAAAGTTTATGCAACCGCGACAGAAGATATGGATGCCCTTACTTTTGGGTGTGATGTTTTATTGCGTCGTTTAACTTTCAGTGAAGCTAGAAAAATGCCTGTTCAAGAATTTCATTATGATAAAGTATTAGAAGGTTTAGAGTTGAATAAAGATGAA TTTATTGATCTTTGCATTATGTTGGGTTGTGATTATACAAATAGTATTAAAGGAATTGGCCCTAAAAGAGCAATAGAACTGATCAGAAAGCATAAATCTCTTGAaacaattatagaaaaattggatacaaaaaaatatactgtACCAGAAGATTGGAATTATCAGCAAGCAAGATTATTATTCCAAAATCCAGATGTGACAAGTACTGATGATATTGAG CTGAAATGGTCAGAACCCGATGAAGAAGGTTTAGTGAAGTTTTTATGCGGTGACAAACAATTTAGTGAAGATCGTGTTAGAAGTGGcgcaaaaaaattatttaaagctCGTAACACAACAACTCAAGGTAGACTTGATTCATACTTTAAAGTATTACCAGCTACAAGTCCAAATCCACAAAAGCGTAAG gcagacgaaaagaaaggaacaactAAAAAAGGTAAAACTGCTGGCAATAGTAAATtcaaaggaaaagcaaaatga
- the LOC122636630 gene encoding reticulon-4-interacting protein 1 homolog, mitochondrial-like isoform X1, with amino-acid sequence MLNKQRFFEIMDEISFRISNHLERLQVQTSLVIQQGQQWISMFLTNCQRYIRELYRDQHVQHIKDIIYNLITYVQKCLEQLRFQYYSIHINSVQFYRQLVTIFNNEVTRREIIFCLAGITIGTLIGYSIGRNWIYYSHHMHHIKAVICHHYIGIEGVSMIDDAEMPMIKKNNDLLIQVKAASVNVVDTKICSGYSKAYRRLLNSGRHKEIPVILGRDCSGIVIDIGQSVINFDIGDEVFLAVPSWAPGTMAEYIVVPETLVIKRPKRCTYEIAASIPYSGCMAWDALVNKSVIKEGNAKGQRVLIYGGNTPVGCILIQLVKLWGGYVVTVSRQNAVPVMRALGADEVLLLDELNIEKELELHEKYNAIFYTGGPSTESHILKKYLHPYGSYVTTMPEHLTSDSLGFISGSIFAGCIYIKLLVQYIFGFNIHQWKDGSKIKAEYLQALSELTDADEIQPVVDRVYAPHNIEEALHHILDPEAIGSTIIKF; translated from the exons ATGTTAAACAAGCAAcgttttttcgaaattatggatgaaatatcttttcgcATATCAAATCATCTAGAAAGATTACag GTTCAAACATCTTTAGTGATTCAACAAGGACAACAATGGATTTCTATGTTTTTAACAAATTGTCAGAGGTACATTCGAGAATTATATAGAGACCAACATGTGCAGCATATAAAGGATATCATATACAATCTGATAACATATGTTCAAAAATGTTTGGAACAGTTacgttttcaatattattctattcatATTAATTCTGTACAATTTTATCGACAACTagtaacaatatttaataatgaag TCACAAGAAGAGAGATCATATTTTGTCTAGCAGGTATAACTATAGGTACATTAATAGGTTATAGCATAGGCAGGAATTGGATTTATTATTCCCACCATATGCACCATATAAAAGCTGTCATATGTCATCATTATATTGGTATTGAG gGTGTTTCAATGATAGATGATGCAGAGATGccaatgattaaaaaaaataatgacttACTGATACAAGTTAAAGCTGCTTCAGTCAATGTTGTTGACACAAAAATATGTTCGGGTTATTCAAAAGCTTATAGAAGACTTCTAAATTCTGga AGGCATAAGGAAATTCCAGTAATATTAGGTAGGGATTGTTCAGGTATAGTTATAGACATCGGACAAAgcgttattaattttgatattggCGATGAAGTATTTCTTGCTGTACCTTCATGGGCACCTGGTACAATGGCAGAATATATAGTTGTGCCAGAAACCCTAGTAATTAAACGTCCTAAACGATGTACTTATGAAATAGCTGCAAGCATTCCTTATAGTGGTTGCATGGCATGGGATGCTTTAGTTAATAAGTCTGTTATTAAAGAAGGCAATGCAAAAGGACAAAG GGTACTTATATATGGAGGTAATACTCCAGTTGGATGTATTTTAATTCAACTTGTTAAATTATGGGGTGGTTACGTAGTAACAGTATCTAGACAAAATGCTGTACCTGTAATGAGAGCTTTAGGTGCTGATGAAGTTTTATTATTGGACGAATTAAATATTGAGAAGGAGTTAGAATTGCATGAGAA ATATAATGCAATTTTTTATACCGGTGGTCCATCAACGGAATcacatatattaaagaaatatttacatcCTTATGGTTCCTATGTGACAACAATGCCTGAGCATTTGACATCAGATTCATTGGGATTTATATCAGGAAGTATATTTGCtggatgtatatacattaaattattgGTACAG TATATATTTGGTTTTAATATACATCAATGGAAAGATGGTTCTAAAATAAAAGCAGAATATTTGCAAGCATTATCAGAATTAACTGATGCAGATGAAATACAACCTGTTGTTGATAGAGTTTATGCACCTCACAATATTGAAGAAGCACTACATCATATATTAGATCCTGAAGCTATTGGAAGTACcatcattaaattttaa
- the LOC122636630 gene encoding reticulon-4-interacting protein 1 homolog, mitochondrial-like isoform X2, whose amino-acid sequence MFLTNCQRYIRELYRDQHVQHIKDIIYNLITYVQKCLEQLRFQYYSIHINSVQFYRQLVTIFNNEVTRREIIFCLAGITIGTLIGYSIGRNWIYYSHHMHHIKAVICHHYIGIEGVSMIDDAEMPMIKKNNDLLIQVKAASVNVVDTKICSGYSKAYRRLLNSGRHKEIPVILGRDCSGIVIDIGQSVINFDIGDEVFLAVPSWAPGTMAEYIVVPETLVIKRPKRCTYEIAASIPYSGCMAWDALVNKSVIKEGNAKGQRVLIYGGNTPVGCILIQLVKLWGGYVVTVSRQNAVPVMRALGADEVLLLDELNIEKELELHEKYNAIFYTGGPSTESHILKKYLHPYGSYVTTMPEHLTSDSLGFISGSIFAGCIYIKLLVQYIFGFNIHQWKDGSKIKAEYLQALSELTDADEIQPVVDRVYAPHNIEEALHHILDPEAIGSTIIKF is encoded by the exons ATGTTTTTAACAAATTGTCAGAGGTACATTCGAGAATTATATAGAGACCAACATGTGCAGCATATAAAGGATATCATATACAATCTGATAACATATGTTCAAAAATGTTTGGAACAGTTacgttttcaatattattctattcatATTAATTCTGTACAATTTTATCGACAACTagtaacaatatttaataatgaag TCACAAGAAGAGAGATCATATTTTGTCTAGCAGGTATAACTATAGGTACATTAATAGGTTATAGCATAGGCAGGAATTGGATTTATTATTCCCACCATATGCACCATATAAAAGCTGTCATATGTCATCATTATATTGGTATTGAG gGTGTTTCAATGATAGATGATGCAGAGATGccaatgattaaaaaaaataatgacttACTGATACAAGTTAAAGCTGCTTCAGTCAATGTTGTTGACACAAAAATATGTTCGGGTTATTCAAAAGCTTATAGAAGACTTCTAAATTCTGga AGGCATAAGGAAATTCCAGTAATATTAGGTAGGGATTGTTCAGGTATAGTTATAGACATCGGACAAAgcgttattaattttgatattggCGATGAAGTATTTCTTGCTGTACCTTCATGGGCACCTGGTACAATGGCAGAATATATAGTTGTGCCAGAAACCCTAGTAATTAAACGTCCTAAACGATGTACTTATGAAATAGCTGCAAGCATTCCTTATAGTGGTTGCATGGCATGGGATGCTTTAGTTAATAAGTCTGTTATTAAAGAAGGCAATGCAAAAGGACAAAG GGTACTTATATATGGAGGTAATACTCCAGTTGGATGTATTTTAATTCAACTTGTTAAATTATGGGGTGGTTACGTAGTAACAGTATCTAGACAAAATGCTGTACCTGTAATGAGAGCTTTAGGTGCTGATGAAGTTTTATTATTGGACGAATTAAATATTGAGAAGGAGTTAGAATTGCATGAGAA ATATAATGCAATTTTTTATACCGGTGGTCCATCAACGGAATcacatatattaaagaaatatttacatcCTTATGGTTCCTATGTGACAACAATGCCTGAGCATTTGACATCAGATTCATTGGGATTTATATCAGGAAGTATATTTGCtggatgtatatacattaaattattgGTACAG TATATATTTGGTTTTAATATACATCAATGGAAAGATGGTTCTAAAATAAAAGCAGAATATTTGCAAGCATTATCAGAATTAACTGATGCAGATGAAATACAACCTGTTGTTGATAGAGTTTATGCACCTCACAATATTGAAGAAGCACTACATCATATATTAGATCCTGAAGCTATTGGAAGTACcatcattaaattttaa